The following coding sequences lie in one Molothrus ater isolate BHLD 08-10-18 breed brown headed cowbird chromosome W, BPBGC_Mater_1.1, whole genome shotgun sequence genomic window:
- the LOC118701477 gene encoding uncharacterized protein LOC118701477, whose amino-acid sequence MQSVSASIIREGEEGTFPREIRKIIWDNATDFEREFQSWWKLVNFTYNAISNTATAFVLTIRNASVHLVFPVIALGINHDGAVLYPIEHRGWARQFDDKWQTVDLESCIIREQLGFICEGNGIIAQDICLDTEQNICHFEIRPNETSKRVLIYTGNGCACFRTICDSVLVDNIVVDTKNHSNFCACNFTKITGCDIAYEAKVTSHHLLQSNYTLLHKLMPTPIGMNFTLVRQLMLHQDLIRILEKIKESGQKTLVTVHHHDVGKIHRVIERVKQDGEHRWWDTLFGWSPTTTGVLNSICHPIVVLLILIVLGFILSAVLFVMDWNMMKKLRKLASIISAHSLTEEATHLTLARKELKRFNEQNW is encoded by the coding sequence ATGCAGTCAGTTTCTGCCTCGATTATAAGAGAAGGCGAGGAAGGCACTTTCCCCAGAGAAATTCGGAAAATAATCTGGGACAATGCCACcgattttgaaagagaattccaATCCTGGTGGAAACTGGTAAATTTTACCTATAATGCTATTTCAAATACAGCTACTGCTTTTGTCTTGACCATACGCAATGCCTCTGTACATCTAGTTTTTCCTGTTATTGCATTAGGAATAAACCATGACGGAGCTGTTCTCTATCCTATAGAACATAGGGGATGGGCCCGTCAGTTTGATGACAAATGGCAAACTGTTGATTTGGAATCTTGCATTATCCGAGAACAACTGGGGTTCATCTGTGAAGGCAATGGAATTATAGCTCAAGATATCTGTTTAGACACGGAGCAAAACATTTGTCATTTTGAGATTCGTCCTAACGAGACTTCTAAAAGAGTTCTTATATACACAGGCAATGGATGTGCGTGTTTTAGAACTatttgtgattctgtgcttGTAGATAATATTGTGGTGGATACAAAGAATCACTCAAACTTCTGTGCTTGTAACTTCACTAAGATTACAGGGTGTGATATCGCTTATGAAGCTAAAGTCACCTCTCACCACCTATTACAATCCAACTACACACTGCTTCACAAGCTAATGCCCACCCCAATTGGGATGAACTTCACTCTAGTGAGACAACTGATGCTCCATCAAGACCTGATCAGAATCCTCGAGAAAATCAAGGAAAGCGGACAGAAAACCTTAGTGACTGTTCATCATCATGACGTAGGAAAAATACACCGGGTTATAGAGAGGGTAAAGCAAGATGGCGAGCATAGGTGGTGGGATACCCTGTTTGGGTGGTCTCCTACTACCACAGGTGTCCTAAACAGTATATGCCATCCCATTGTTGTTCTTTTGATTCTGATtgtgcttggttttattttgtcagCAGTTCTATTCGTTATGGATTGGAATATGATGAAAAAGCTAAGGAAATTAGCATCTATAATTAGTGCACATAGCTTAACTGAGGAGGCAACTCATTTAACACTTGCTAGGAAGGAACTAAAAAGATTTAATGAACAaaattggtaa